The nucleotide window GTGTCATCCCGATGGAAGAAGCCGCCTCCCATTGTCCCTTAGGAATTGAAAGAATCGCCGCGCGAATAATTTCCGAGCTGTATGCCCCTTTATTCAAGGTAAAGGCAATGACAGCTGCAGGGAAAGGATCCAATGTGACACCTAAACTTGGAAGCCCGAAGAACAGGATGAAAATCTGTACGAGCAATGGCGTTCCACGGAAAATCCATACATAGAACCGGGCAATCGCTACCAGCGGTTTAATGTTGGATAGGCGGGCAAGTGCCACAAAAAACGCAAGGATCAATCCAAGAGTGAAAGTTATTAATGTGAGCGGGATAGTAAAATAAATCCCGGCTTTTAAAATAGGAAAAAAGGAATCGGTGAGGATTCCTATAATTCGTTCTGCACGTTCATCAAACATCTATATCATATCCTTTATTTCGATACGTCTGAGTTGAACCATTTTTTTGAGATTTCCAGGTATGTTCCGTCTTCCTTCATGTCTGCAAGAGCGCCATTCACTGCCTCGACAAGTTCATCGCTGCCTTTACGGAAAAGGAAGGCATTACTTGTTGCATCATTTTCTTCATATACAGTCTTCACTGGAAGCTCAGGGCGCTGCTTCTTAAGGTCCAGGTAAGAAAGGCTGTCATTGATGGTTGCATCGATCCTGCCTGATGTAATCAAATCAATTGACTGATTGAAGCCTTCTACAACTGTGTTGGTTGCGCCATGCTCTTCGGCAATCTTACGATAGTTACTGTCCAAAGATTGTCCGACTTTTTTGCCGTCCAAGTCATCCAGTGTTTTGATTTCACTATTATCTTCGTGAACGATCAATACCGCTTTTGAAACGATGTAAGGTTCTGACATATCATATTTTTCAAGGCGGTCTTCACGGATCGCTACTTCATTTGCAACCATGTCATAGCGTTTTGCATCAAGGCCGGCAATCATACCATCCCATTTTGTTTCAACAAATTTTGGTTTGATGTCAAGGCGCTTGAATACCTCTTCAGCAATTTCAATATCAAAGCCAGTCAATTTACCTTCCTTGTCATGATAAGTAAATGGGGCATAGGTTCCTTCCGTACCGATTGTAATTTCGCGTTTTTCCTTAATTTGATCATAAAGGCTTTGGTCCTTTGCAGTATCTTTGTCTTCACTGCTGCTGCTTCCGCATGCCGCAAGAGAAATCGCTAATACAAAAGAAAGTAAAATTAGTGCGTACTTCTTCATGTCTTAATCCATCTCCTAGTATTTTTATCGGTTTAATATTGAATAACGTTTATTAGGATAATCCAGCCCTGATAAAAAGTCAATATAAATTACTCGGTATCAATATCAATCCCAATAACTACTCATTTCATGTATTGAATAGTCCATTTAATACCTTTTAAGCCAAGGTGCTTGCAATGAAGGACAGAAATAATGAAGAACAGGAACAAAGTGTCCGTCATCAAGCCCATGACGGACAGAAACTGTGAAAAAATAGGAAAAATTGTCCGTCATCAACCGTCATGTCAACAAGGGAAGGTGGTAGGCATTATAAATTCTACCCTATTAAATTCAGATAAACTTTTATTCAGATACAAAAAAGGAATCACTGCATGTTTCATAGAAATTAAACATAAACAAATTATTCCAAGACTATTATGGTAGTGATAGCTCGTAATTAAGGAGATCATTTAATGTCCTTCTGGAAAACGAAAATGATTAAAACTGCACGGGGAAATTTTGAGGTTTTTGTTAAAGTTGAGGGTAATCCCATTTGTGTCAAGCATCATTGTTCAGAGTTCAATCATACAGGTGGTTACTTTGCTGATTCTTTTACGGAAAATAATAGGGAATACCTGGTGTATTTAAAAGGGGAAGGAAACACCAGCAGGGCTGATGAGGCTCATGAGCTGAGCATGTTTGATTCTTTTTACAATCCTGAAGAATCCGCGAAGCATTATGTTATCCAAAATGGAGCTTTGCCGGCCATTCGACTGGAGGGATGATAGGAGTTAACATTTTTCTGAGTCTATTTTTACATTGGAAGAGGTTTTAATTCTATGATAATTATTGGAGTAGCAGCAGTGATAACAATTTTTTCAATTGAAGTTCAGTTGAGGAAATTAAATAAAACAAACCAAAAGATCGTTGAATTATTAACTGAAATTAAGAATAATGCTTGATTAAGTTAAGTTATTGTTGTTCAGTTGGCTTAATGGACTTTTAGTTAGAAATAAAACAGGGTAATTTCAGGAGGATTTTTAAATCCCAATCAAGAATATTAATTCGAATAGTTAAATAATTCTCTTAAAAGGAAGTGATTGAATTTGCTAAGTAAAGTCGGTCAAATTATGTTGTATGTCAATAACCAGGATGAAGCAGTAAAATTCTGGACAGAAGTATTGGGCTTTTCTGTAATAGCAGAAGAGAACAACAATCAGGGATTTAGATGGATTGAAATAGCGCCAACACAAGAAGCAGAAACAAGTATAGTTTTGCACAATAAGGAATTCGTTGCTAAAATGTCTCCTGGAGTCAATCTCGAAACTCCTTCTTTAATGTTTTATACAGAGAATTTTGAACAATTACACAGTGACTTATTGGATAAAAAAATTACAGTCGGAGAAATTGTCAATATGCCATCTGGAAGAGTTTTTAACTTTGCAGATTACGAAGAGAACTATTTTGCAGTAATGGAAAAAAGGTAATTTCCTAAACAATTAATTGAGAGCTACTGATAGAGCTGCCAAATCCAGGTGGCTTTTTTCTTTTTACTTATGGAAATTTCAACAGAGTTATATATATTAGGTCGTAGATGTGTGTGTCGCACGCCTTAAACTTCTTTTAATCTATTTTATACATAAATGGGGGAGAATCTGTGATGTATACACCTAAACATTTTAAGATCGAGGATGAAGCAAAGATTTATGAGTTCATTGAGAAATATAGTTTTGCAACTTTATTCTCTACACATAAGGGAGAAACATATGCTACGCATCTGCCATTGATCCTAAAAAAAGATGAAAATGCGTTATATGGCCATTTTGCTCGTGCTAATGGTCAGTGGAAGGATGTAGAGAATCAATCGGTTCTAGTGGTTTTCCGGGGTCCTCATTGTTATATTTCACCTTCCTGGTATGAAAATAAAGATGCCGTACCGACCTGGAATTACGTTTCCATCCATATATACGGAAAGATGGACATAATTGAAGATGAAAAAGTAATTTTTGATTGTTTGGATGAGATGGTCAATAAATATGAAAAGCCAGATAGTCCTTTCAATTTAAAAAAATGTAGACTCCAAATATATTGACGGGATGAGTAAAGGTATTGTTGCGTTTAAGATTAACATTACTAAAATAGAGGCAAAGGGGAAACTGAGTCAAAACCATCCAGTGGAAAGGCAAGAGTTGATTATTGAGAATTTAACCAGATCTACGAATCAACATGATTTAGAAGTAGCTTCCCTTATGAAGAAGAACTTGTGAGAATACTTATCATCAACGAACTAAAACAGACAGGAACTCGTCCTGTCTTTTTTTATACTATTTTTCTAAAAGGGTATCTAACAGTTTGTATAAAAATAAATGATCTAGATAACTGTACCTTTAAGAGTTGATTAAAATGCAAAAAGGTCGATATCATTTGAAAAATCGTTGTTAATGTTGCAAACCAATTCGGGACACCATAAGAATGGAATTGGAAAAACAATTATTGATAGACTCTTACCTCAACGTCCAACCAGGCGAATAAAAACATTAAAATTGTCTTCTATGTTTAAATCCTAATTAAAATGAGGCGAATGAATACCATGAAAAAGCTGATTTTTATTCTAATTCTTTCCTTTCTTCTATCAGGAAACGCTTATGCTGCTAAAAAAGGAGACTATAACGTAAAGCTTCTGGAGTATGGTGGTATCCAGGACTATCCGAAATCGGGATTGGTGTATGGTGCGCATAATCAAGGAACCACGTATTTGCCATTCTTTTATATTTTAATTCAGAATAAGGAACACAATATTCTTTATGACATCGGGTATCGAAATGATGCTGCTAAACCCCAAAAGGATTGGTCAAAATTATTTGGTGGGACCAATATCGAAGCTCCAGCCCAGGTTTTGAAAAAAGTAAACTTAACTCCAAATGACATAGATATCGTCATTTTAAGCCATTTACACTTTGACCATGCCGGGAATATTGATCGATTTCCAAAAGCCCAGTTTTATATCCAAAAAGAGGAGCTTGACGGATGGGTGTCTTCATTGTCACTGCCTGAAAAGGTGCGTGAATGGGTTTGGCAGGCAACCGATCTTGACCATATAAATGATCTGTTGGAAGTGGCTGCTGATAAAAGGCTGACGCTGATCGAAGAAGACAATTTTGAAGTAGCAGAAGGTGTAAAGGCCCATAATGCCAAAGGCCACACATTCGGCACACAAGCCGTTACGGTCGAAAAAAGGAGGAACATATGCGCTTACTCAGGACGTCGCGTACACATACGAAAATGCTACCGACTATAGACCTCTTGGGCTTGGACTTGATAACGTTGAACAGCTCATGTCCATTCAAAAAGTAAATGAATTGGTCGGAGGAAATGTAGACTTTATCATCCCCGGACATGACATGGCTGTGTTTGATAAATACCCAACAGAGCAAGTAGGCAAGAATCGAATTGTTACGGTTGTTAAATAAAAGGAAGACAAGATTGCCGGATACAATTGTATTCGGCATTTTTTATTTGGCTGCTTTCTATTCAGCTAATATTTTTGTTTTTTCTTATTTCTTTTTAAGTTTGAGAGAAACGAGCTCCAAAGGGGTCAATAACTAATGTCTTTTTGTAATTAGCATATAAAAAGGACAATGTGTTTTTTGAAAAAGGTCCTTGAGGACACTAGCTATGTATCCCGCAGTGTAAATTTTTTATGGAAGTCCATACCTTTAAAATTTGTTATGAATAAAATATTACGATTAATAAAATGTAAATTTTGAAGGGAGGTTAGTGTATGGCTCATTTTTTTCTTAACGAAAAACCTCCAAGTAAGGTAGCTCCTGCGCAAGATAGTGATTTTGAAATTATCTGTGAAGACAATTGCGGAATGACTACGTTTGAAGGCCCTCCAACCTTTACCCTCGTCCCACCTCTGGATCTGTGTGTTTCCACCGTTACTTTTAATGATTGGCGGACAATCACTGGTGGCAATGTTGCGAATTGGCCATCTCCCCGTACCGTGATTTATTGGCTCGAAGGCAATGAGCGGGATATGACCTTTAGTCCTGAAGTGTCTTCAATCAGCTTTTATTATTCGTCTTCAGTACAGGTAACAATAGAGGCTTTTGATACTGCAGGCAACCTGATTGCAAGA belongs to Mesobacillus sp. AQ2 and includes:
- a CDS encoding amino acid ABC transporter substrate-binding protein, with product MKKYALILLSFVLAISLAACGSSSSEDKDTAKDQSLYDQIKEKREITIGTEGTYAPFTYHDKEGKLTGFDIEIAEEVFKRLDIKPKFVETKWDGMIAGLDAKRYDMVANEVAIREDRLEKYDMSEPYIVSKAVLIVHEDNSEIKTLDDLDGKKVGQSLDSNYRKIAEEHGATNTVVEGFNQSIDLITSGRIDATINDSLSYLDLKKQRPELPVKTVYEENDATSNAFLFRKGSDELVEAVNGALADMKEDGTYLEISKKWFNSDVSK
- a CDS encoding VOC family protein, which codes for MLSKVGQIMLYVNNQDEAVKFWTEVLGFSVIAEENNNQGFRWIEIAPTQEAETSIVLHNKEFVAKMSPGVNLETPSLMFYTENFEQLHSDLLDKKITVGEIVNMPSGRVFNFADYEENYFAVMEKR
- a CDS encoding N-acyl homoserine lactonase family protein translates to MKKLIFILILSFLLSGNAYAAKKGDYNVKLLEYGGIQDYPKSGLVYGAHNQGTTYLPFFYILIQNKEHNILYDIGYRNDAAKPQKDWSKLFGGTNIEAPAQVLKKVNLTPNDIDIVILSHLHFDHAGNIDRFPKAQFYIQKEELDGWVSSLSLPEKVREWVWQATDLDHINDLLEVAADKRLTLIEEDNFEVAEGVKAHNAKGHTFGTQAVTVEKRRNICAYSGRRVHIRKCYRL
- a CDS encoding amino acid ABC transporter permease, which gives rise to MFDERAERIIGILTDSFFPILKAGIYFTIPLTLITFTLGLILAFFVALARLSNIKPLVAIARFYVWIFRGTPLLVQIFILFFGLPSLGVTLDPFPAAVIAFTLNKGAYSSEIIRAAILSIPKGQWEAASSIGMTRSQAMRRIIVPQAVRVSLPPLGNSFISLVKDTSLAATITVTEMFQKGQQIAAATYEPLWLYIEVAFIYLIFSTILSYFQNYLEDRFGRSVAK